GACGTGCTGCCGATTGCGATGATTGCGATTGGGCATCCGGGTGATCCCGCGCTGCTGGGTGAGGCGCTGCGGGAGCGCGAATGGGCGCCCCGCCAACGCTTGGCGGTCAGCGAGCTTGCGTTTGCCGGTGCATGGAACAAACCGTTCTGATTTTGTCATCGTCGGCCGCGGCGAGCATCGCGGCGACGCCGATCAGATAGCCGCCGAATACCGCTGCGCACTCGTGCGTATCGATTAGGCGACCGAGCAGCACGCCGGATATCGCATAGGTGAAAAAAATCGCGTTGTAGAAGAACGCTTGTGCAGCCATCAGCGCCAGCCCGACCAGCGAGCGGCGCCGATGCCGCACGAGTAGCGCGTGGCAGATTTCGCGCAGTGGCGTGTGGGGGCGCACCTTCAAGCGCAATGTTGGCAAGCCCTCGCAGTCGAGCATGACGCCGCGGCGACGAAACTGCTGCTCGATCGCCGTGACGATCGCATGGGCTTCGTCGGGCCGCCCATGCGTCAGCAGCCAGCGCGGGCTCTCCGGAATCCACATCCGCATGAGTAATACTAGCAACCCGAGTCGGCACCGATAAAAAAGCATAGACGCCACCCATAGTCCGGCGGCAGCAGCACGGGGTCCATGCAGCGACACAGGCTTTGCCTGCGGCGCTGCTTCGTGCTAAAAACCTGTCCCTTTCCGAGTTGGCGGTGTCAACCGTGAGTTCGCAGCTGGCCATCCCAGGAGCATCGAATGGACTATTGTGCAATTGATTTTGGCACGTCTAATTCTGCCGTCGCGCTGCCGGCGAGGGACGCCGCGCCGCATGGCGTCCGGCTAGCCCCGGTCGAGGACGACCATGCGACCCTGCCCACGGCCGTGTTTTTCAATCTGGACGAGGACATTCGTGTGTTCGGCCGGGCTGCGATCGAATCCTATATCGATGGCTATGACGGACGGCTGATGCGCTCGATGAAGAGCATTCTGGGCTCGCCGCTGGCCGAGCAGAGCACTGAATTAGGGGACGGCACTGCGGTGCGTTATCTGGATGTGATTGCGCTGTTCCTACATCATCTCAAGCAGTGTGCGGAGGCCGCTGCGGGTCGGCCGGTGGAGCGGGCGGTGTTGGGCCGTCCTGTATTCTTTGTCGACGACGATCCGCGGGCCGATCGTCTGGCGCAGGACCAGTTGAAAACAGCCGCCCATGCCGTGGGTTTTCGGTACATCGAGTTCCAGTTCGAGCCGATTGCCGCGGCGTTCGACTACGAGGCGCGGCTCGATGCCGAGAAGCTGGTGCTGTTCGCCGATATCGGCGGCGGTACGTCCGACTTCTCGCTGGTGCGGGTCGGGCCGGACCGGGCGCGAAAGCTCGAACGGCAAGCGGACGTGCTTGGCCACCACGGCGTGCACGTAGCCGGCACCGATTTCGATCGGCGCGTGGAACTGGTGGCGATCATGCGTGAGTTGGGCTATCAATCACTGGACGAACAGGGACGCGAGGTGCCGAATCGGATTTACTTCGACCTCGCGACTTGGCACCTGATCAACACCGTCTATGCACCCAAGCGAGTGGGCGAGCTGCGGCTGACCAAGTACGTTTATGCACAGCCCCGCTACCACGACCGATTGATGCGCGTCATCGATGCGCGGCTCGGCCATGCGCTGGCCGGGCTGGCTGAGCGCGCGAAGATCGGCGTGGCCGCGGGCGGTGACGCGACGCTCGACTTGTCCCAGGTCGAGCCCGAGCTGGCGGTGGTTTTTTCCGAGCCGGAACTGCTGGAGGTGGCGCAGGACGAGATCCGCCGGATCGCGAACGCGGCGCGCGACACGCTACGTCAGGCCGGCGTGCAGGCCGCCGATTTGGGGGCGGTGTACTTCACCGGGGGCTCAACCGGGTTGCGCTGCGTGACTGAGGCGATCGGCGACGCGTTTCCGCGGGCGGAAAAGGTCTTCGGTGATCGTCTGGCCAGCGTTGCCACCGGACTGGGGATCCACGCGCAGCGCCTGTTTGATTGACGCGCACACCGGATGAAAAAACCCCGCATAAAGCGGGGTTTTTTAATGGGCGCATCGCGCCAGGCGGGAGGGGCTTATGCCGCGCGAATATTCGCCGCTTGCTTGCCCTTCGGGCCCATCTTCACTTCGTACGTGACCTTTTGGTTTTCCTGGAGGGACTTAAAGCCATCCATGCGAATTTCGGAGAAATGCGCAAACAGGTCTTCACCACCGCCGTCCGGCGTAATGAAGCCAAAACCTTTGGCGTCGTTGAACCACTTGACGGTTCCGGTTTCCATAAAACAAATCCTTAAAAATGAATAAGAGCCGAGGCCCGATAGCGCATGAAATCAAGGAAGGGTGAGAGGAACTACCGAAGTACCGTCGTGGGAGACTACAGAGGAACAACCACCAACACTCGCCACTTGAAATCCTGCATGCACATTTATATTGCGAAAATCAGACCCGGTCAATGTTTTTTTCGCAAACTCAGTAGTTTCCCGGATGCGCTCTAACCGGGATTGCTTCGGATTCGTCTTTTCTGCCATTTCTCGCAACATCCCGCATCGCCATCAAAATGGGCATAGAGTTCGCTTTCTACGCCGCGGCTGGCGATTTATGTTAATCATTTGTCATTTGGTTGATGCCACGTGCAACGTTAATTCCGCGCTCGTCGGGTCGCCTCATGTTTCGTCGATTCGCAACTGATCGGCCAGTTGAAAGGTGCCATCGTTAAACTTCGCGCCGGTTGCAACCGACGCGTGACGCGTACTCACGAGACGTGCCAGCCGGAAACGGCACAGCGGTAAGGCGCGCTCATGTTCCTAGGAGATGTTGTGGATAGTTCGATCAAGCGAAACATCAGCCCCTTTGCGCTGATGTTGACCGGCTTGGGCTCGATCATCGGGTCGGGCTGGCTCTTCGGGGCCTGGAAGGCGGCAAAAATTGCAGGGCCGGCGGCAATCATTGCATGGATAATTGGGGCGGTGGTGATCCTGGCGATCGCGCTGACCTATGCGGAACTCGGTGCGATGTTCCCCGAGTCGGGCGGCATGGTCCGCTATGCCCGCTACTCCCATGGTTCGCTAGTCGGCTTCATCAGCGCGTGGGCTAACTGGATCGCGATCGTCTCCGTGATACCGATTGAGGCAGAGGCATCGATCCAATATATGAGCTCATGGCCTTATGATTGGGCCCATGCGCTGTTCGTGCACGGCGAGCTGACCTTACCCGGGCTCCTGCTGTCGGCTGTGCTCGTGATCGTGTACTTCCTGTTGAATTATTGGGGCGTAAAGCTGTTCGCGCACGCGAATTCGGCAATCACGATCTTTAAGTTTCTAATTCCAGGCGCCACCATTCTGGGCCTCGTGCTGACCGGCTTTCATACGGATAACTTCGCGACCGGTGCGACTGGACAGTTCGCGCCCTATGGCTGGTCGGCGGTGCTGACCGCAGTGGCCACCAGCGGCATTGTCTTCGCCTTCAATGGATTCCAAAGTCCGGTGAATCTGGCGGGCGAGGCGCGCAATCCGGATCGCAGCGTGCCGTTCGCCGTGGTCGGATCGATCCTGATCGCGCTAGTTATCTATGTGCTGCTGCAGGTCGCGTATATTGGCGCCATCAATCCGGCGGATGTCGCCAAGGGCTGGGATAAGCTGAACTTCAGTTCACCGTTTGCCGAGCTTGCGCTCGCCCTGAACCTGAATTGGCTCGCGATGCTGCTGTACATCGATGCGTTCGTGAGCCCCAGCGGCACCGGTACCACTTACATGGCGACGACGACCCGGATGATTTACGCGATGGAGCGCAACAACACGTTGCCCAAGATTTTCAGTAGCGTGCATCCGCTCTATGGGGTGCCGCGGCCCGCAATGTGGTTCAACCTGATCGTCTCGTTCATCTTCCTGCTCTTTTTTCGTGGCTGGAGCTCGCTGGCCGCGGTCATCTCGGTTGCCACGGTGATCTCGTACCTGACGGGGCCGATTAGCCTGATGGCGCTGCGCCGCACCAGCGGGGACATCGAACGGCCGCTGCGCATCCCCGGCATGGGCTTGATTGCGCCGTTTGCGTTTGTCTGTGCGTCGCTGATCCTGTATTGGGCAAAATGGCCGCTGACCGGCGAGATCATTCTGCTGATGGTCGTCGCGCTGCCGGTTTTCTTCTACTACCAAGCCAAGGCAGGCTGGAAAGGATTTTCTAAGGACTGGCGCTCAGCCTGGTGGATGGTCACCTACCTGCCGGTCATGGCGGTGCTGTCGTACATCGGCAGCAAGCCGTTCGGCGGGCTCGGCTACCTCCCCTATGGCTGGGACATGGCGGTCGTCGCGGTGACCTCGCTCGGGTTCTATCAGTGGGGGGTGTCTAGCGGCTGGCGCACCGCGTATCTGGACGAGCGGGAACAGCGCGAGGAAATCCTGGAAGGCGTCGGTATTTGAGCGTGGGGCATCGGTATCGGCGTGCCGTCGCGTGCATCGGCGTGGATTGACACCGAGGCACGCGTGCCGGCTCGCGCCGCTACACTGCGTTACGCCGGCGGCAGGTGCGATAGCGTCGCCGCCGCAATTAGCGCGGCCGCCAGCAGTGCTGACTTGACCCACAGTGTTCTGCCAAGATGGGCGGCCGTGACTGAATAACGCGGCGACAACGTATTGCTTTCTCCGCCATGAGCGCGTTGCGCATCGCGCAGCCGCGGCAACCATACAGCACGGTTCAGTATCCCGAGCAATGCGGCCGCCGCCACGATGACGAGCTTGGCGCCAAGCCATCGGCCATAGTAGGTGCCGGCCAGCGGGGCGGGTGCGTTGGCGCAGATCCAGGCGACGTTGTATAGGCCGGTGAGCGCGACCAACGCCAAGGCGATCGCCCACGCGCGGGACAGTCGTTCACAAAACGCCAGATGCCGCCCGCCGTCGGCGCGTGTCTGCAATGCGAACGTTGGCAACACGAATGCTGCGATGCTCACGCCGCCAGCCCATGCAGCGCTCGCTCCGACATGGACGCAGTACACGGCCTGCGTGAGGCTGAAGTCGCCCGCATCTGCCGCATGACTGGCCGCGGCCTTGCCTGCCGCATACAGCGCGAGGCCCAGCACCGTGATGCGCACCGGCCAACGGGGTGGGGCGCTGCCCGGCCCGGGGGGTGGGCCGCCTCGTGCTTGGCTGCCGCGCAACTGCACGCGCGAGGCGGCGAGTGCCACCGCGATACCGGCCGCCCCGGTCAGCCATGCGGCGCCGTCATGCGACTGTCGCAGCACAATGCCCAGCGCGGTGCTCAGTGTCGAGCCGCTCATCGTGGCGGCCTGCAGCCACAGGTACACCAACTGAGTGATGCCCAGCGCGCACAATGAAAACCATAGGATGGCCGGCAATCGGATGCCAGGCATGGCTTGCTTGATCGAGCCACGTAGTCGCAGCCGTGCGGCGTCGCGAGACGAAGCGAATACGGTGGCCAGCGTCGCGCCGCACAGTATCGAGCCTGCGGCGATCGCGAACAGCACGTCCTGGATGGCGGCGATGGTCATCTGCATGATGGACAGGGACGAGGTCATCGGGCCGCGCTCCGGTTGACGACCACGCGTGGGCGCGCTCGCGTAACGGCGATAGGCGAGGCATCGACGATGGGCGAAGCAACTTCACAGGTTGTGGCCGTGTTTTCGCGGGCGGCGACGGAAAGTGGATGCAATGCTTGGATAGTCATCAAGGCTGGAGCGCGGTCGGCGGGCTGCCCACCAAGCCACGGCGACCATCATCGCGGTGTGGGCAATGGCAGGATGGGGGCGGGTGGCAGGTGTCGGCGCCGGGTCCGCATATGTCGGGCAAAACGAGCGCCGATTATGCCATGCGTCGCGATGGGGCGATCGTGCGCGAAGCAGCCGCCTCAGCGCGACGATGACGCGGTGCGTGTCACGGGCTCGCATCCCGCAGGCCGCTGCCCCATTGCTTATGCGGCGCTACAGCACGTAATGGGTCATCGCCAGCGAGCGCTGATAGGTGCCTTGCGCGTGGATATCCAGCTTGTAGTCGTCGTCGGCTGCGCCCAGCACGGCAAACACAGGTAGCAGATGCTCGTCGCTCGGATGCATCGCCACGGCGTAGGGTGCCTGCTGCCGGTAGTCGAGCAAGGCGCCCAGATCATGCGTGGCCATCCTCGCTTCAAACCATCCGGTGAACTCAGCCACGTGCGGATCTGCATCACCGGGCCGTGCCGAGAAGTCCGCGGCCTGTAGATTGTGCGTGATTTGTCCGGAGCCGACGATCAGCACGCCGTCATCGCGCAGGGGCCTGAGCGCGTGCCCGACCCGATAGTGATGTGCCGGATCGCGGTGCGGCTGAATCGACATCTGCACCACCGGGATATCGGCCGCGGGATACAGCAACAGCAGCGGAACCCAGGCGCCGTGATCCAGCCCGCGTACGGCGCCGCTGGCCGCGATGCCAGCTTGCATCAGCAATTCGATGGCGCGCTGCGCGACGTCCGGTGCGCCGGGCGCATCATACGTCAGTTCGTACAGCGCGCGGGGGAAGCCATAGAAGTCGTGAAGGGTCTCTGGTGCCGTTGTGAGGCTGGCGACTGGCTCGGTGCTGGTCCAATGCGCGGACAACACGAGAATGGCGCGCGGACGCGGCCAGCGCGTGGCCAAGGCGGCGAACCCGACGCGCGGCATCGACGGGTCGATCGGCAGCGTCGGCGCGCCATGGGACAGGAAGACGGTAGGTAGACGGGGCATCGCAGCAGGCACGCATCTGGCGTGCAAAACAAGTCATACCGCGACTATAAGGGCGCGCGCCCGTCTAATAAATGCGACAGCGGGAAACGGATTGTGTCGTGCCGGTTGTCAATCCCGCGCCGGTGCCAGTCCCGTCCATGCCCGCGAGCGTGCTGCCGCGAGGCCGAACATATCTAGCGCGCGCGCGACGGTATCGGCCACCAATTCGTCGATCGTCGCGGGGCGGTGGTAGAACGCCGGCACCGGTGGGAACACAATGCCACCCATCTCAGTGACGGCCGTCATGTTGCGCAGATGCGCGAGATTGAGCGGCGTTTCGCGAACCATCAGCACAAGCCGGCGCCGCTCCTTCAGTGTGACATCGGCAGCCCGGGCAATTAGGTTGTCGGACAGGCCATGCGCGATGCTGGCCAGCGTTTTCATCGAGCACGGTGCCACGATCATGCCGTCCGTCTGAAACGAGCCGCTGGCGAGGGTTGCGCCGATGTCGCGCGGATTGTGCACGTAATGCGCCAACTGTTCGAGCGCCGCGCGCTCGATGCCTAATTCGTGTCGTACATTGAGCCAGCCGGCACTGGAGACGACCAGATGGCTTTCGACGCCGTCCAACTCACGCAGCGCGCGCAGCACGCCGGCGCCATAGGCGGCGCCGGTGGCGCCGGTGATCGCGACGATTAGCCGTCGTGTCGACGGCCGCGCGTCATGAGGCATTCGTGAACAACTGCTGCAATTCTCCGGACTGGTACATCTCCATCATGATGTCCGAGCCACCGACGAATTCACCGTTCACGTACAACTGCGGGATCGTGGGCCAGTTCGAGAACGTCTTGATGCCTTGCCGCACTGCCTCGTCCTCGAGGACATTGACCGTATGCACCGAATCGACGCCGCATGCCTTCAGGACCTGGATGGCTCGGCCGGAGAAGCCGCACATCGGGAATTGCGCGGTGCCCTTCATGAACAGCACGACCGGGTGGTCGCTAACGATTTGTTTGATGCGCTCTTGGGTATCCATGGCTGACCTTGCTTTAAATGCGGTTTGGATTAGATGATAGCGGATTTCGTCTGCCCGGGCCGGCGTTGCGGCCTGCTATCGGCTGCCGCAGGTGACGCGCTCGATGCCGGCCAGGTCTCGCACGGAGCGTACCGAGTCAAAGCCGTGCGCATCGAGCAGCGCGCGCACGGCTTCAGCCTGGTCGTACCCGTGTTCCAGCCAGAGTGTGGCGCCCGGCGCCAGCCACGCGACGGAACCGGTGACGATCGCGCGAATCGCGCTGAGCCCGTCTGCGTGGTCGGTCAGCGCGTCCAGCGGCTCAAAGCGCAGGTCGCCCTCGCGCAGATGCGGGTCCGACGCGGCGATATAGGGCGGATTGCTGACGATGGCGTCAAAGCGTGCCGGGGCGAGGCGATGCGGCTCGCTAAGCGCGTCGAACCAAGTGCCGTGGCGCAGTGCGAGACGGGGCTGCGTCGGTGTGCCCGACGTGACGAAATCATGACGCGCGGCCGATACCGGCAGTGCCGGCGCAAGCGCCGCGTCGCCGAGCAGGCGCCGCGCATTGCGCCGCGCGACGTCCAGCGCGCCAGCACAGCGATCCGTGGCGACGATCCGCGCATCCGGGCGCGTATGGGCGATCGCAATCGCGATGGCGCCGCTGCCAGTGCCAAGATCGAGTATGCGGGGGGACGGGATTGTCTGTACCGCGTTCAGCGCGCACTCAACCAGCAGCTCCGTCTCCGGACGCGGGATCAGCACGTGCGGCGTCACATCGAAGTCGAGCCCGAAGAATTCGCGCGAACCGACCAGTTGCGCGATCGGCTCGCCCTCGACTCGCCGGGCCTGCAACGCCAGAAAGCGCGCCGATAACGCGTTTGGCAGCGTGTCGTCAGCACGCGTGATCAGCGCGGTACGCGGCCAATCCAGCACGTGGGCGAGCAGAATCCGGGCTTCCAGCGGGGCCAGCGGCGAGTTTCGCAGCAGTTGCGCGACGCAAGTCATGATGCGCTTACTCGATCTCGCCCATCGCGGCGAGCAGCTCGGCCTGATGTTCCGAGACAAGCGCGTCGATGAGCGCGTCTAGGTCGCCGTCCATCATCTGTTCCAGCTTGTACAGCGTCACGTTGATCCGGTGGTCGGTCAGCCGGCCCTGCGGGAAATTGTAGGTGCGAATGCGCTCGGAGCGATCGCCCGAGCCCACGAGGCTTTTGCGGGTGGCGGCCTCCTTCGCATGCTGCTCCTGATATTGCTTGTCCTTAATGCGGGCGGCCAGCACCTTCATCGCGCGGTCCTTGTTTTTGTGCTGCGAGCGATCGTCCTGGCATTCCACTACGATGCCGGTTGGCAGGTGCGTGATGCGCACCGCCGAGTCGGTCTTGTTGATGTGCTGGCCGCCGGCGCCAGACGCGCGGAACGTGTCAATGCGCAAATCGGCTGGATTAAGCTCGATTTCGGCGATCTCGTCCGCTTCTGGCATCACGGCGACCGTGCAAGCCGACGTGTGGATACGCCCCTGCGTCTCGGTGGCCGGCACCCGCTGCACGCGATGCCCGCCTGACTCGAATTTGAGCCGCGAATAGGCGCCCTGGCCGATGATACGAACGATCACTTCCTTATAGCCGCCCAGGTCCGACGCGCTTTCCGACATCATCTCGACCTGCCAGCGATGGCGTTCCGCATAGCGCAGGTACATGCGCAGCAGATCGCCGGCGAATAGCGCGCTCTCGTCGCCGCCGGTGCCGGCGCGAATTTCCACAAAGATGTTGCGCTCGTCGTTCGGGTCCTTGGGCAGTAGCATTTTCTGCAAGTCGCGCTCCAGTTGCTCCATCCGGCTGCGCGCCGTATTAAGTTCGTCCTCCGCGAAATCCCGCATCGATGGATCGGTCAGCAATTCCTGAGCGGTCGCCTCATCGTTGCGCGCGGTTTTCCACTGCGCATATTGCTCGACCACTGGCGCGAGTTCCGCGTGCTCGCGGGTCAGCTTGCGGTACTGGTCGAGATCGGACGTGACATCTTCGCGCGAAAGTAGTTCGTTCAACTCCGGCAGTCGCTTGGTAAGCTGCTCCAGCTTGGCTTGCATACTCGGTTTCATCGGCGCATCTGGCAAAGGGTGCGAACGGGGTCGCGTTCAATGGAAAACGAAGGCACGCTCGACGATACGCGCGTGCCGGCGGGGGCGAGCGCCACTAACGCTCAGAGGGGCCGGCGTGCTGGTAGAAGCCGGACATCAGGTCGACCAGCTTGTCGCGATCGCCGCCGGCCGCGTGGGTCAGCGCATGCGTCGGACCATGGATGAACTTGTTGGTCAGCGCCTGCGACAGTGCCTCGAGCACGGCGGCGGGATCGTCGCCGCGTGCCAGCATTTTCTGAGCGCGCTCCAACTCCACGCGGCGCAGCCGGTCGGCTTGCGTGTGCATGTGACGGATCACCGGCACGATGCTGCGTTGCTCGAGCCAGTGCATAAAGGCTTGCACGCGTGTCTCGATAATCGCCTCGGCCTGCGCGACGGCGGCTTGCCGGATGGCATTGCTTTCCCGCACGATCGAGCCGAGGTCGTCCACCGTATAAAGGAACACGTCGTCCAGCTCGGCCACTTCGGGCTCGATGTCGCGCGGCACCGCCAGGTCCACCATGAACATTGGCCGGTGCTTGCGTGCCTTGAGCGCGCGCTCTACCGCGCCCAGGCCGATGAGCGGCAGGGTAGACGCGGTACATGACACGACGATGTCGAACTCGTGCAGCCGCGACGGCAGCTCGGCGAGCATGATCGCCTTGCCGCCGAAGCGCTCGGCTAGCTTGCTGCCGCGCTCCACGGTGCGGTTGGCGACGATCAGCTCACGCGGATTCTGCGCGGCGAAATGCGTCGCACACAACTCGATCATCTCGCCGGCACCGATGAACAACACGCGTTGCCCGGCGATGTTCTCGAAAATGCGTTGCGCCAACCGCACTGCCGCGGCAGCCATCGATACCGAATGCGCGCCGATCTCCGTCTGCCCGCGCACTTCCTTGGCCACCGCGAACGTACGCTGAAACAACTGGTTCAGGTAGGTACCGAGCGCACCGGCTTCCGACGCGGTACGCACGGCGTCCTTCATTTGGCCCAGGATCTGGGTTTCGCCGAGCACCATCGAGTCCAGGCCCGATGCCACTCGCATCGCATGGCGGACTGCTTCGGACTGCGGCAACGCGTAGATATGCGGGGCAAGCTTCTCGACCGAGATCCGGTGATAGCTCGACAGCCACGCGATCGCATGTTCGCGCGCGGCGCGGTCGTCGGTCGCACAGTAGAGTTCGGTCCGATTGCAGGTTGACAGTATCGCGGCCTCCGCCAGTGCTTGCTGTGCGTGCGCGATACGCGTGGCGGCACTGGGGGCCGCGATGTGTGCCTCATC
This sequence is a window from Mycetohabitans rhizoxinica HKI 454. Protein-coding genes within it:
- a CDS encoding Hsp70 family protein, translated to MDYCAIDFGTSNSAVALPARDAAPHGVRLAPVEDDHATLPTAVFFNLDEDIRVFGRAAIESYIDGYDGRLMRSMKSILGSPLAEQSTELGDGTAVRYLDVIALFLHHLKQCAEAAAGRPVERAVLGRPVFFVDDDPRADRLAQDQLKTAAHAVGFRYIEFQFEPIAAAFDYEARLDAEKLVLFADIGGGTSDFSLVRVGPDRARKLERQADVLGHHGVHVAGTDFDRRVELVAIMRELGYQSLDEQGREVPNRIYFDLATWHLINTVYAPKRVGELRLTKYVYAQPRYHDRLMRVIDARLGHALAGLAERAKIGVAAGGDATLDLSQVEPELAVVFSEPELLEVAQDEIRRIANAARDTLRQAGVQAADLGAVYFTGGSTGLRCVTEAIGDAFPRAEKVFGDRLASVATGLGIHAQRLFD
- a CDS encoding DODA-type extradiol aromatic ring-opening family dioxygenase, whose product is MPRLPTVFLSHGAPTLPIDPSMPRVGFAALATRWPRPRAILVLSAHWTSTEPVASLTTAPETLHDFYGFPRALYELTYDAPGAPDVAQRAIELLMQAGIAASGAVRGLDHGAWVPLLLLYPAADIPVVQMSIQPHRDPAHHYRVGHALRPLRDDGVLIVGSGQITHNLQAADFSARPGDADPHVAEFTGWFEARMATHDLGALLDYRQQAPYAVAMHPSDEHLLPVFAVLGAADDDYKLDIHAQGTYQRSLAMTHYVL
- a CDS encoding APC family permease produces the protein MDSSIKRNISPFALMLTGLGSIIGSGWLFGAWKAAKIAGPAAIIAWIIGAVVILAIALTYAELGAMFPESGGMVRYARYSHGSLVGFISAWANWIAIVSVIPIEAEASIQYMSSWPYDWAHALFVHGELTLPGLLLSAVLVIVYFLLNYWGVKLFAHANSAITIFKFLIPGATILGLVLTGFHTDNFATGATGQFAPYGWSAVLTAVATSGIVFAFNGFQSPVNLAGEARNPDRSVPFAVVGSILIALVIYVLLQVAYIGAINPADVAKGWDKLNFSSPFAELALALNLNWLAMLLYIDAFVSPSGTGTTYMATTTRMIYAMERNNTLPKIFSSVHPLYGVPRPAMWFNLIVSFIFLLFFRGWSSLAAVISVATVISYLTGPISLMALRRTSGDIERPLRIPGMGLIAPFAFVCASLILYWAKWPLTGEIILLMVVALPVFFYYQAKAGWKGFSKDWRSAWWMVTYLPVMAVLSYIGSKPFGGLGYLPYGWDMAVVAVTSLGFYQWGVSSGWRTAYLDEREQREEILEGVGI
- the prfA gene encoding peptide chain release factor 1; translated protein: MKPSMQAKLEQLTKRLPELNELLSREDVTSDLDQYRKLTREHAELAPVVEQYAQWKTARNDEATAQELLTDPSMRDFAEDELNTARSRMEQLERDLQKMLLPKDPNDERNIFVEIRAGTGGDESALFAGDLLRMYLRYAERHRWQVEMMSESASDLGGYKEVIVRIIGQGAYSRLKFESGGHRVQRVPATETQGRIHTSACTVAVMPEADEIAEIELNPADLRIDTFRASGAGGQHINKTDSAVRITHLPTGIVVECQDDRSQHKNKDRAMKVLAARIKDKQYQEQHAKEAATRKSLVGSGDRSERIRTYNFPQGRLTDHRINVTLYKLEQMMDGDLDALIDALVSEHQAELLAAMGEIE
- the hemA gene encoding glutamyl-tRNA reductase — protein: MHLLTIGINHHTAPVALRERVAFPLEQIKPALHTLKDAWARRDEAHIAAPSAATRIAHAQQALAEAAILSTCNRTELYCATDDRAAREHAIAWLSSYHRISVEKLAPHIYALPQSEAVRHAMRVASGLDSMVLGETQILGQMKDAVRTASEAGALGTYLNQLFQRTFAVAKEVRGQTEIGAHSVSMAAAAVRLAQRIFENIAGQRVLFIGAGEMIELCATHFAAQNPRELIVANRTVERGSKLAERFGGKAIMLAELPSRLHEFDIVVSCTASTLPLIGLGAVERALKARKHRPMFMVDLAVPRDIEPEVAELDDVFLYTVDDLGSIVRESNAIRQAAVAQAEAIIETRVQAFMHWLEQRSIVPVIRHMHTQADRLRRVELERAQKMLARGDDPAAVLEALSQALTNKFIHGPTHALTHAAGGDRDKLVDLMSGFYQHAGPSER
- a CDS encoding UbiX family flavin prenyltransferase; the protein is MPHDARPSTRRLIVAITGATGAAYGAGVLRALRELDGVESHLVVSSAGWLNVRHELGIERAALEQLAHYVHNPRDIGATLASGSFQTDGMIVAPCSMKTLASIAHGLSDNLIARAADVTLKERRRLVLMVRETPLNLAHLRNMTAVTEMGGIVFPPVPAFYHRPATIDELVADTVARALDMFGLAAARSRAWTGLAPARD
- a CDS encoding cold-shock protein gives rise to the protein METGTVKWFNDAKGFGFITPDGGGEDLFAHFSEIRMDGFKSLQENQKVTYEVKMGPKGKQAANIRAA
- the prmC gene encoding peptide chain release factor N(5)-glutamine methyltransferase, with protein sequence MTCVAQLLRNSPLAPLEARILLAHVLDWPRTALITRADDTLPNALSARFLALQARRVEGEPIAQLVGSREFFGLDFDVTPHVLIPRPETELLVECALNAVQTIPSPRILDLGTGSGAIAIAIAHTRPDARIVATDRCAGALDVARRNARRLLGDAALAPALPVSAARHDFVTSGTPTQPRLALRHGTWFDALSEPHRLAPARFDAIVSNPPYIAASDPHLREGDLRFEPLDALTDHADGLSAIRAIVTGSVAWLAPGATLWLEHGYDQAEAVRALLDAHGFDSVRSVRDLAGIERVTCGSR
- a CDS encoding CopD family protein — protein: MTSSLSIMQMTIAAIQDVLFAIAAGSILCGATLATVFASSRDAARLRLRGSIKQAMPGIRLPAILWFSLCALGITQLVYLWLQAATMSGSTLSTALGIVLRQSHDGAAWLTGAAGIAVALAASRVQLRGSQARGGPPPGPGSAPPRWPVRITVLGLALYAAGKAAASHAADAGDFSLTQAVYCVHVGASAAWAGGVSIAAFVLPTFALQTRADGGRHLAFCERLSRAWAIALALVALTGLYNVAWICANAPAPLAGTYYGRWLGAKLVIVAAAALLGILNRAVWLPRLRDAQRAHGGESNTLSPRYSVTAAHLGRTLWVKSALLAAALIAAATLSHLPPA
- the grxD gene encoding Grx4 family monothiol glutaredoxin, which produces MDTQERIKQIVSDHPVVLFMKGTAQFPMCGFSGRAIQVLKACGVDSVHTVNVLEDEAVRQGIKTFSNWPTIPQLYVNGEFVGGSDIMMEMYQSGELQQLFTNAS